The following coding sequences are from one Verrucosispora sp. WMMD573 window:
- the dnaG gene encoding DNA primase, with the protein MAGRIRDEDIALVRERTSIAEIISDTVTLKSAGGGNLKGLCPFHDEKSPSFNVSPARNVWYCFGCGAGGDAIKFLMDAEHLSFVEAVERLAARAGLQLRYLEDDRSAPRPNRPQQGQKQRLVAAHAAAVEFYTAQLATAGARPAREFLAERGFDRAAAQRYGCGFAPDGWDLLTKHLRQRGFSHDELVTAGLSRPARSGSLIDRFRRRLLWPIRDLTGDVIGFGARKLFADDDGPKYLNTPETPIYKKSHVLYGIDQAKREIAKQGRVVVVEGYTDVMACHLAGVPTAVATCGTAFGADHIGVLRRLLLDTDAVAGEIIFTFDGDAAGQKAALRAFDDDQRFVGRTFIAVSPDNMDPCELRLAKGDLAVRDLVARREPLVDFALRHVISRYDLDTVDGRVEAMRRAAPLVAKLKDREKRPEYVRKLAGDLGMEIEPVQRAVLTAASGRPADGPTARTARVEPSVDSPQSMVEREALKLALQEPVLAGPMFDAVEATDYRHPVHVAVRAAVAAAGGVASAAGGAVWIEAVRDACDDLAAQALVGELAVEPLRIDGEPDPRYVSITMARLQWGSVTARIRELKSRIQRINPVNNKDEYFAAFGELLSLEQHARALREQAAGGL; encoded by the coding sequence ATGGCGGGGCGGATCCGGGACGAGGACATCGCGCTGGTCCGCGAGCGTACGTCCATCGCCGAGATCATCTCCGACACGGTGACGCTCAAGTCGGCCGGCGGCGGCAACCTCAAGGGGCTCTGCCCCTTCCACGACGAGAAGAGCCCGTCGTTCAACGTCTCGCCCGCCCGCAACGTCTGGTACTGCTTCGGCTGCGGCGCCGGCGGCGACGCGATCAAGTTCCTGATGGACGCCGAGCACCTCAGCTTCGTCGAGGCGGTGGAGCGGCTCGCCGCCCGCGCCGGCCTGCAACTGCGCTACCTGGAGGACGACCGGTCCGCACCTCGACCCAACCGCCCGCAGCAGGGACAGAAGCAGCGGCTGGTGGCCGCGCACGCCGCCGCCGTCGAGTTCTACACCGCGCAGTTGGCCACGGCCGGCGCGCGCCCCGCCCGGGAGTTCCTGGCCGAGCGCGGCTTCGACCGGGCCGCCGCGCAGCGGTACGGTTGCGGCTTCGCCCCCGACGGCTGGGACCTGCTGACCAAGCATCTGCGTCAGCGTGGCTTCAGCCACGACGAGCTGGTCACCGCCGGGCTGTCCCGCCCGGCCCGCTCGGGCAGCCTGATCGACCGGTTCCGCCGCCGGCTGCTCTGGCCGATCCGGGACCTGACCGGCGACGTGATCGGCTTCGGCGCGCGCAAGCTCTTCGCCGACGACGACGGCCCGAAGTACCTGAACACCCCCGAGACGCCGATCTACAAGAAGTCCCACGTGCTCTACGGCATCGACCAGGCCAAACGGGAGATCGCCAAGCAGGGCCGGGTGGTGGTGGTCGAGGGCTACACCGACGTGATGGCCTGTCACCTGGCCGGCGTACCGACCGCCGTGGCGACCTGCGGCACCGCCTTCGGCGCCGACCACATCGGCGTACTGCGTCGGCTGCTGCTGGACACCGACGCCGTCGCTGGCGAGATCATCTTCACTTTCGACGGGGACGCGGCCGGGCAGAAGGCCGCGCTGCGCGCCTTCGACGACGACCAGCGTTTCGTCGGGCGTACCTTCATCGCGGTCAGTCCCGACAACATGGACCCGTGCGAGCTGCGGCTGGCAAAGGGCGACCTGGCCGTGCGTGACCTGGTCGCCCGCCGCGAGCCACTTGTCGACTTCGCGCTGCGCCACGTGATCAGCCGGTACGACCTGGACACCGTCGACGGTCGGGTCGAGGCGATGCGGCGTGCCGCGCCCCTGGTGGCCAAGCTCAAGGACCGGGAGAAGCGTCCGGAGTACGTCCGCAAGCTCGCCGGTGACCTCGGCATGGAGATCGAACCGGTGCAGCGGGCGGTGCTGACCGCTGCCTCGGGACGACCGGCGGACGGCCCAACCGCCCGAACCGCCCGGGTCGAGCCGAGCGTGGACAGCCCGCAGTCGATGGTGGAGCGGGAGGCGTTGAAGCTGGCCCTCCAGGAGCCGGTGCTGGCCGGTCCGATGTTCGACGCGGTCGAGGCGACCGACTACCGGCATCCGGTGCACGTGGCCGTCCGGGCCGCGGTCGCCGCGGCCGGCGGCGTCGCGTCGGCGGCCGGTGGCGCGGTGTGGATCGAAGCGGTACGCGACGCCTGCGACGATCTCGCCGCCCAGGCTCTGGTCGGTGAGCTGGCTGTGGAACCGCTGCGGATCGACGGCGAGCCGGATCCCCGCTACGTCTCGATCACCATGGCCCGGTTGCAGTGGGGGTCGGTCACCGCCCGGATTCGGGAGCTGAAGTCCCGGATCCAGCGGATCAATCCGGTAAACAACAAGGACGAGTACTTCGCCGCCTTCGGTGAGCTGCTCTCGTTGGAGCAGCACGCCCGTGCCCTGCGCGAGCAGGCGGCGGGAGGGTTGTAG
- a CDS encoding BCCT family transporter: MSEQVDEKTAAPGGEGGAIDPIVLGLGVGGVLAVVLWGVLARDSLASVGESGLAWVIDTFGWFFVVAANAFLVLAVVLALSRFGRIRLGKDDDEPEFSTLAWIAMMFSAGMGIGLVFFAVAEPIQHYATPPPASGVEPLTGQAASAAMQFTLFHWTLHPWAIYAVVALALAYSTFRRGRQNRISAAFRPLIGDRADGSVGQIIDLLAVFATVFGSATSLGLGALQVAAGLDLVAGVPDSTAVELVVIGALTLAFVISAFTGLHRGIKWLSTTNVVLAVALMLFVFVVGPTIYTLEVLPASIGDYLSNLVFMSTRTGAFSDPAWLGGWTIFYWAWWISWAPFVGTFIARISRGRNVRQFLIGVLLVPSGASAVWFAIMGGSALRVQATGVRDLVADASASSEQALFGLLDALPLAALTGVLAMVLIALYFVTSADSASLVLGSLTSRGALRPHRLVVVSWGILIGAVAAVLLLVGGLDALQQATIMVALPFVVVMLGLAVALVKDMARDPLLAAPTRSRPHGLADAVRAARSYEEEDPPPVRRYLRRRPR, translated from the coding sequence ATGAGCGAGCAGGTGGACGAGAAGACCGCTGCACCTGGCGGTGAGGGCGGCGCGATCGATCCGATCGTGCTGGGCTTGGGCGTCGGCGGGGTGCTTGCCGTGGTGCTCTGGGGGGTGCTGGCCCGTGACTCGCTGGCGAGCGTCGGCGAGTCGGGCCTGGCCTGGGTGATCGACACGTTCGGCTGGTTCTTCGTGGTGGCGGCCAACGCCTTCCTGGTGCTGGCGGTGGTGCTGGCGCTGTCTCGGTTCGGCCGGATCCGGCTCGGCAAGGACGACGACGAGCCGGAGTTCAGCACGCTGGCCTGGATCGCCATGATGTTCAGCGCCGGCATGGGCATCGGCCTGGTCTTCTTCGCCGTGGCCGAGCCCATCCAGCACTACGCCACACCGCCACCGGCGAGCGGCGTCGAGCCGCTGACCGGGCAGGCGGCGTCGGCGGCCATGCAGTTCACCCTCTTCCACTGGACCCTGCACCCGTGGGCGATCTACGCGGTGGTGGCGCTGGCCCTGGCGTACTCGACGTTCCGTCGGGGGCGGCAGAACCGGATCTCGGCGGCGTTCCGGCCGCTCATCGGCGACCGCGCCGACGGTTCCGTCGGCCAGATCATCGACCTGCTGGCCGTCTTCGCCACCGTCTTCGGCTCCGCGACCAGCCTCGGGCTCGGCGCCCTCCAGGTCGCCGCCGGCCTGGACCTGGTCGCCGGGGTGCCGGACTCCACGGCGGTGGAGCTGGTGGTGATCGGGGCACTGACGCTGGCCTTCGTCATCTCCGCCTTCACCGGCCTGCATCGGGGCATCAAGTGGCTCTCCACCACCAACGTGGTGCTGGCCGTCGCGCTGATGCTCTTCGTCTTCGTGGTCGGGCCGACCATCTACACCCTTGAGGTGCTGCCGGCCTCGATCGGCGACTACCTCAGCAACCTCGTCTTCATGTCCACCCGGACCGGGGCGTTCTCCGACCCGGCCTGGCTGGGCGGCTGGACGATCTTCTACTGGGCGTGGTGGATCTCCTGGGCGCCGTTCGTCGGCACCTTCATCGCCCGCATCTCCCGGGGCCGGAACGTGCGACAGTTCCTGATCGGTGTGCTCCTGGTGCCCAGCGGAGCCAGCGCCGTCTGGTTCGCGATCATGGGCGGCAGCGCGCTGCGAGTGCAGGCCACCGGGGTACGGGACCTGGTGGCGGACGCCTCCGCCAGCAGCGAGCAGGCGCTGTTCGGTCTGCTCGACGCGCTGCCGCTGGCGGCGCTGACCGGTGTGCTGGCCATGGTGCTCATCGCGCTGTACTTCGTCACCAGCGCCGACTCCGCCTCGCTGGTGCTCGGCTCGCTGACCTCCCGGGGCGCGCTGCGCCCGCACCGGCTGGTCGTGGTCAGCTGGGGAATCCTGATCGGCGCGGTCGCCGCCGTGCTGCTGCTCGTCGGCGGGCTGGATGCGCTGCAACAGGCCACCATCATGGTGGCGTTGCCGTTCGTGGTGGTGATGCTCGGGCTGGCTGTGGCTCTGGTCAAGGACATGGCCCGTGACCCGCTGCTGGCCGCGCCGACGCGCAGCCGCCCGCACGGACTGGCCGACGCGGTGCGCGCCGCCCGGTCGTACGAGGAAGAGGACCCGCCGCCGGTGCGTCGGTACCTGCGTCGTCGCCCCCGCTGA
- a CDS encoding siderophore-interacting protein, translated as MTDRSKKVTSARVLRTSRPTPHVVRLVLGGEELAGLPVGEFTDHYIKIVFPVAGVDHPRPLDLATIRRDLPREQWPRLRAYTVRAWDPTAGELTVDVVHHGDEGLAGPWAAALRPGDEVLFVGPGGAYAPSPAADWHLLVGDESALPAIAAALARLPVGAPAYVFVEVDGPADEQPLPSAGAVRLTWLHRGVRPVGQALVAAVGELEFPPGTVHAFVHGEASFVRQLRRLLRVERSVPREWLSISGYWRKGLDDEGWRATKPDWNRQVEADEQDRVPVPLG; from the coding sequence ATGACGGATCGCTCGAAGAAGGTCACCTCCGCCCGCGTACTGCGCACCTCGCGACCCACCCCACACGTGGTCCGGCTGGTGCTCGGCGGGGAGGAACTGGCTGGCCTGCCGGTCGGCGAGTTCACCGACCACTACATCAAGATCGTCTTTCCGGTCGCCGGTGTGGACCACCCGCGTCCGCTCGATCTCGCCACCATTCGTCGCGACCTGCCGCGTGAGCAGTGGCCCCGGCTGCGGGCGTACACGGTCCGCGCCTGGGACCCGACGGCGGGGGAACTGACCGTCGATGTGGTGCACCACGGCGACGAGGGGCTGGCCGGCCCGTGGGCTGCGGCGTTGCGCCCCGGTGACGAGGTGCTGTTCGTGGGCCCGGGCGGGGCGTACGCGCCGAGCCCGGCGGCCGACTGGCACCTGTTGGTCGGCGACGAGAGCGCCCTGCCGGCGATCGCCGCCGCCCTGGCCCGGCTGCCCGTCGGTGCGCCCGCGTACGTCTTCGTCGAGGTCGACGGCCCGGCCGACGAGCAGCCGCTGCCCAGCGCTGGCGCGGTGCGGCTGACCTGGCTGCACCGGGGCGTACGCCCAGTGGGTCAGGCGTTGGTGGCCGCGGTGGGTGAGCTGGAGTTTCCGCCCGGCACGGTGCACGCCTTCGTGCACGGTGAGGCGTCCTTCGTCCGCCAGTTGCGCCGGTTGCTGCGGGTGGAGCGGTCGGTGCCCCGCGAGTGGTTGTCCATCTCCGGCTACTGGCGAAAGGGCCTGGACGACGAGGGCTGGCGGGCCACGAAGCCCGACTGGAACCGCCAGGTCGAGGCGGACGAACAGGACCGCGTTCCCGTGCCGCTTGGTTGA
- a CDS encoding deoxyguanosinetriphosphate triphosphohydrolase yields MSAASGEPDAARRVAEPVKDPEHGRSPYERDRARVLHSAAFRRLAAKTQVHTAGTDDFLRTRLTHSLEVAQIAREMGARLGCDPDVVDTAGLAHDLGHPPFGHNGEAALDELADDCGGFEGNAQTLRVLARLEAKVYGPDGTSAGLNLTRASLDAVGKYPWTRQPGRRKFGVYPDDLPAFVWLRQGSPTGERQCLEAQVMDWADDVAYSVHDVEDGIHGGYLTLEPLLVDRDERAALCADVAAVYSTESPDYLDDTLTGLLADPVLAPLAGYDGSHRAQAALKATTSVLTGRFVATAVAATTERFGPGPHRRYAADLVVPRPLRARCALLKGIALRYVLRRPGAQGRYQRQREIIAGLVTTLAARAPAALDPVFAPLWRDAPDDEARLRVVIDQVASLTDPAALAWRDRLIRS; encoded by the coding sequence TTGAGCGCTGCGTCCGGTGAGCCGGACGCGGCGCGTCGGGTCGCGGAGCCGGTCAAGGATCCGGAGCACGGCCGGTCCCCGTACGAACGGGACCGGGCCCGGGTGCTGCACTCGGCGGCGTTCCGCCGGCTGGCCGCGAAGACCCAGGTGCACACGGCCGGCACCGACGACTTCCTGCGTACCCGGCTCACCCACTCGCTGGAGGTGGCCCAGATCGCCCGGGAGATGGGTGCCCGGCTGGGCTGTGATCCGGACGTGGTGGACACCGCCGGGCTGGCCCACGACCTCGGGCATCCGCCGTTCGGTCACAACGGTGAGGCCGCGCTCGACGAGCTGGCTGACGACTGCGGCGGATTCGAGGGCAACGCCCAGACGCTGCGGGTGCTGGCCCGGCTGGAGGCCAAGGTGTACGGCCCGGACGGGACGTCCGCCGGGTTGAACCTGACCCGTGCCTCGCTGGACGCGGTCGGCAAGTACCCGTGGACCCGCCAGCCCGGCCGGCGCAAGTTCGGGGTGTACCCCGACGATCTGCCCGCCTTCGTCTGGCTGCGGCAGGGCTCCCCGACCGGCGAGCGGCAGTGCCTGGAGGCGCAGGTGATGGACTGGGCCGACGACGTGGCGTACTCGGTGCACGACGTCGAGGACGGCATCCACGGTGGTTACCTCACGCTGGAGCCGTTGCTCGTCGACCGGGACGAGCGGGCCGCGCTCTGCGCCGACGTCGCCGCCGTCTACTCGACCGAGTCGCCCGACTACCTCGACGACACCCTGACCGGGCTGCTCGCCGATCCGGTGCTCGCCCCGTTGGCCGGCTACGACGGCAGCCATCGGGCCCAGGCCGCGCTCAAGGCCACCACCAGCGTGTTGACCGGTCGATTCGTGGCGACCGCCGTCGCCGCCACCACCGAACGCTTCGGCCCGGGACCACACCGACGGTACGCGGCCGACCTCGTCGTACCCCGGCCGTTGCGGGCCCGGTGCGCGCTGCTCAAGGGGATCGCTCTGCGCTACGTGCTGCGTCGGCCCGGCGCGCAGGGCCGCTACCAGCGGCAGCGGGAGATCATCGCCGGGCTCGTGACGACGCTGGCCGCGCGGGCGCCGGCAGCGCTGGATCCGGTCTTCGCTCCGCTGTGGCGGGACGCACCTGACGACGAAGCCCGCCTGCGGGTGGTGATCGACCAGGTGGCCTCACTGACCGACCCCGCCGCCCTGGCCTGGCGTGATCGCTTGATCAGAAGCTGA
- a CDS encoding VOC family protein, translating to MTAVWESLTVDARDPGRLARWWAEALGYQVIEERPDEVEIRQSADRLPGIVFVPVAGVKERKNRLHLDLRPTDREAEVERLVDMGARHVDIGQDGDDWTVLADPEGNEFCVLRQRGD from the coding sequence ATGACCGCCGTGTGGGAGAGCCTGACCGTCGACGCCCGTGACCCGGGGCGGCTGGCCCGCTGGTGGGCCGAGGCGCTCGGGTACCAGGTCATCGAGGAGCGGCCCGACGAGGTGGAGATCCGGCAGAGCGCGGACCGGTTGCCCGGCATCGTGTTCGTGCCGGTGGCCGGCGTCAAGGAGCGCAAGAACCGGCTGCACCTCGACCTGCGCCCGACCGACCGGGAAGCCGAGGTGGAACGGTTGGTCGACATGGGTGCCCGGCATGTCGACATCGGCCAGGACGGCGACGACTGGACGGTGCTGGCCGACCCGGAGGGCAACGAGTTCTGCGTACTGCGGCAGCGTGGGGATTGA
- a CDS encoding roadblock/LC7 domain-containing protein gives MMGTELRGLRRRRPEIAGTVLAGTDGLLISSDLPATDATHLAALAAASFGLGHRMAATVRQGEFHESVVHSAAGCVVTFPAGRDALLTLVTAPGADLVALREEARGVVRRTGPALAACRQPTLLPHQTDPHAPLAVRTPMATMPNQRPRRAQSITWRRPPI, from the coding sequence ATGATGGGTACCGAGCTCCGGGGGCTGCGCCGACGCCGTCCCGAAATCGCCGGCACGGTGCTTGCCGGCACTGACGGCCTGCTCATCTCCAGCGATCTGCCCGCGACCGACGCCACTCACCTGGCGGCGCTGGCCGCAGCCAGCTTCGGCCTCGGGCATCGGATGGCAGCCACCGTGCGGCAGGGCGAGTTCCACGAGTCCGTGGTGCACAGCGCTGCCGGCTGCGTGGTCACCTTTCCGGCCGGTCGCGACGCCCTGCTGACCCTGGTCACCGCACCGGGGGCGGATCTGGTGGCGCTACGCGAGGAGGCCCGAGGGGTGGTCCGGCGTACCGGCCCGGCCCTGGCCGCCTGCCGCCAACCGACGCTGCTGCCGCACCAGACGGATCCGCACGCCCCGCTGGCGGTGCGCACCCCGATGGCCACGATGCCGAACCAACGCCCCCGCCGCGCGCAGTCCATCACCTGGCGCCGCCCTCCGATCTGA
- the ppdK gene encoding pyruvate, phosphate dikinase encodes MAAQETVEHKYVYDFAEGNKDLKDLLGGKGANLAEMTNLGLPVPPGFTITTEACRAYLDTGAEPAGLADQISAHLTALEREMGRRLGDPDDPLLVSVRSGAKFSMPGMMETVLNVGLNDRSVEGLARQAGGSTDRAASGGADRFAWDSYRRLIQMFGKTVCDVPGEEFEHALDEAKRAKGTDLDLDLDADDLRGLVDAYKKIFTKHTGREFPQEPRDQLDLAVRAVFDSWNAERAMVYRRQERIPADLGTAVNVVAMVFGNLGPDSGTGVAFTRDPASGAQGIYGDYLANAQGEDVVAGIRNTVPLQELERIDKDSYDELLDYMARLERHYRDLCDIEFTIERGKLWMLQTRVGKRTAAAAFVIAGQLVDEGLIDLGEALHRVNGAQLAQLMFPRFQLDHEFQPVATGIGASPGAAVGKVVFTSARAVELAAEGEAVILVRRETNPDDLNGMIAARGILTSRGGKTSHAAVVARGMGKTCVSGADDLDIDVPKRRFAVAGHTVTEGDVVSIDGTTGKVYLGEVPVSPSEVVRYFEGELDPATTDDALVKAVHRIMSHADASRRLAVRTNADTAADAARARRFGAEGIGLCRTEHMFLGDRRELVERLILARDPAEREDALAALLPLQRADFVEIFREMDGLPVTVRLIDPPLHEFLPPLEQLAVNVAVAQERGEDVAKQEALLAAVRRMHEENPMLGLRGVRLGLVIPGLFAMQVRAITEAAVECTRQGVRPCPEIMVPLVGAVQELETVRAEAERIIAEVVGGSDVDVLIGTMIEVPRAALTAGQIAEAAEFFSFGTNDLTQMGWGFSRDDVEGAFFWRYLELGIFGISPFESIDADGIGRLVRIAAEEGRAARPGLKLGVCGEHGGDPDSVHFFHSVGLDYVSCSPFRVPVARLEAGRAAVVTSGSDSR; translated from the coding sequence GTGGCAGCGCAAGAGACGGTTGAGCACAAGTACGTCTACGACTTCGCCGAGGGCAACAAGGATCTCAAGGACCTCCTGGGCGGCAAGGGGGCGAACCTGGCCGAGATGACCAATCTCGGCCTGCCGGTGCCGCCCGGCTTCACCATCACCACCGAGGCGTGCAGGGCGTACCTCGACACGGGTGCGGAACCGGCCGGACTGGCCGACCAGATCAGCGCGCACCTGACGGCGCTGGAGCGCGAGATGGGCCGGCGTCTCGGCGACCCGGACGACCCGCTGCTGGTCTCCGTACGCTCCGGGGCGAAGTTCTCGATGCCCGGGATGATGGAGACCGTGCTCAACGTCGGTCTCAACGACCGCAGCGTCGAAGGACTGGCCCGGCAGGCCGGTGGCTCGACCGACCGGGCCGCCTCCGGCGGCGCGGACAGGTTCGCCTGGGACTCCTACCGGCGGCTGATCCAGATGTTCGGCAAGACCGTCTGCGACGTGCCGGGCGAGGAGTTCGAGCACGCGCTCGACGAGGCCAAGCGGGCCAAGGGCACCGACCTCGACCTGGACCTGGACGCGGACGACCTGCGTGGGCTCGTCGACGCGTACAAGAAGATCTTCACGAAGCACACCGGGCGGGAGTTCCCGCAGGAGCCGCGCGACCAGCTGGACCTGGCGGTCCGCGCGGTGTTCGACTCGTGGAACGCCGAGCGGGCGATGGTCTACCGCCGGCAGGAGCGCATCCCGGCCGACCTGGGCACCGCCGTGAACGTGGTGGCGATGGTCTTCGGCAACCTCGGTCCCGACTCCGGCACCGGCGTCGCCTTCACCCGCGACCCGGCCAGCGGTGCCCAGGGCATCTACGGCGACTACCTGGCCAACGCGCAGGGCGAGGACGTCGTCGCCGGCATCCGCAACACCGTGCCGTTGCAGGAGCTGGAGCGGATCGACAAGGACTCCTACGACGAACTGCTCGACTACATGGCCCGGCTGGAGCGGCACTACCGGGACCTGTGTGACATCGAGTTCACCATCGAGCGCGGCAAGCTGTGGATGCTCCAGACCCGGGTCGGCAAGCGCACCGCCGCCGCCGCGTTCGTCATCGCCGGCCAGCTCGTCGACGAGGGCCTGATCGACCTCGGCGAGGCCCTGCACCGGGTCAACGGCGCACAACTGGCCCAGCTGATGTTCCCGCGCTTCCAGCTCGACCACGAGTTCCAGCCGGTCGCCACCGGCATCGGCGCGTCGCCGGGCGCGGCGGTCGGCAAGGTGGTCTTCACCTCGGCCCGCGCGGTCGAGTTGGCCGCCGAGGGCGAGGCCGTCATCCTGGTCCGCCGGGAGACCAACCCGGACGACCTGAACGGCATGATCGCCGCCCGGGGCATCCTCACGTCGCGGGGCGGCAAGACCAGTCACGCCGCGGTGGTGGCCCGGGGAATGGGTAAGACCTGCGTCTCGGGCGCCGACGACCTGGACATCGACGTGCCGAAGCGGCGGTTCGCCGTCGCCGGACACACGGTCACCGAGGGCGACGTCGTCTCCATCGACGGCACCACCGGCAAGGTGTACCTGGGCGAGGTGCCGGTCAGCCCGTCCGAGGTGGTGCGGTACTTCGAGGGTGAACTCGACCCGGCCACCACGGACGACGCTCTGGTCAAGGCCGTACACCGGATCATGTCGCACGCGGACGCCAGCCGGCGGCTGGCGGTGCGTACCAATGCCGACACCGCCGCCGACGCGGCCCGGGCCCGGCGCTTCGGCGCCGAGGGCATCGGGCTGTGCCGCACCGAGCACATGTTCCTCGGTGACCGGCGTGAGTTGGTGGAGCGGCTGATCCTGGCCCGCGATCCGGCTGAGCGGGAGGACGCGCTCGCCGCGTTGCTGCCGTTGCAGCGGGCCGACTTCGTGGAGATCTTCCGGGAGATGGACGGCCTGCCGGTCACCGTCCGGTTGATCGATCCGCCGCTGCACGAGTTCCTGCCGCCGCTGGAACAGCTCGCGGTAAACGTGGCGGTCGCCCAGGAGCGCGGCGAGGACGTCGCCAAGCAGGAGGCGCTGCTGGCGGCGGTGCGCCGGATGCACGAGGAGAACCCGATGCTCGGGCTGCGCGGCGTACGCCTGGGCCTGGTCATCCCCGGACTGTTCGCGATGCAGGTCCGGGCCATCACCGAGGCGGCCGTGGAGTGCACCCGCCAGGGTGTACGCCCCTGCCCGGAGATCATGGTCCCGCTGGTCGGTGCGGTCCAGGAACTGGAGACGGTACGCGCCGAGGCCGAGCGGATCATCGCCGAGGTGGTCGGTGGCAGCGACGTCGACGTGCTGATCGGCACGATGATCGAGGTGCCCCGGGCGGCGTTGACCGCCGGGCAGATCGCCGAGGCCGCCGAGTTCTTCTCCTTCGGCACCAACGACCTGACGCAGATGGGTTGGGGCTTCTCCCGCGACGACGTGGAAGGGGCGTTCTTCTGGCGCTACCTGGAGCTGGGCATCTTCGGCATCTCACCGTTCGAGTCCATCGACGCCGACGGGATCGGTCGGCTCGTCCGCATCGCCGCCGAGGAGGGGCGGGCGGCCCGCCCGGGGCTCAAGCTCGGGGTCTGCGGCGAGCACGGCGGTGACCCCGACTCGGTGCACTTCTTCCACTCCGTCGGGCTGGACTACGTCTCCTGCTCGCCGTTCCGGGTGCCGGTGGCGCGGCTGGAGGCCGGCCGAGCGGCAGTGGTCACCAGCGGCTCGGACAGTCGCTGA